One window of Chamaesiphon minutus PCC 6605 genomic DNA carries:
- a CDS encoding DUF2283 domain-containing protein has product MKVLYDPDKDILQISFVDTTVEETAQIAPGLVVDYDVDGHTIGLEITKASTKVDNPYAICYVVGTANVDKPRPTEKN; this is encoded by the coding sequence ATGAAAGTTCTTTATGACCCAGACAAAGATATTTTGCAAATTAGTTTTGTCGATACGACCGTTGAGGAAACGGCTCAAATCGCACCCGGATTGGTCGTAGATTACGACGTAGATGGCCATACGATCGGATTGGAAATTACCAAAGCATCAACCAAAGTCGATAATCCTTACGCAATCTGCTACGTTGTGGGTACAGCTAATGTAGATAAGCCCAGACCCACAGAAAAGAATTAG